Proteins from one Mucilaginibacter jinjuensis genomic window:
- a CDS encoding helix-turn-helix domain-containing protein yields the protein MTAEQLLNTIICVSFFLFAFIAIVNPNKVNIMANRWLGIFFLNVGLKIAAAVVDGDHAAHQFDWLLRFVDLSHCATPALFYLSVVQFATPGKFNRKYYLSFVPGAIVFLLILPFNLLPAFKGYPFPKLVLNTIIYTIFLTSNLQMWVLWALAWYKLYKHQKNIQLVASNTTPVDLRWLNYLLYIIGIMMLIFVANNLLMIHSQSLYRQIIYLFCSLVICYYLIAQKEIFPYQPAAIAEVSQVIEEFQHQPKQIKPRMDDKLSHRLKLRLEHLMVHDKLYLDSELNLPQLAQSMEVSVHDLSYLLNDSVGMNFFQFINAYRVKEAKLLMLSDQHKHLNILGIAYSAGFSSKTTFNTAFKKQTGLSPSQFMKQGEIAANVSYQAW from the coding sequence ATGACTGCCGAACAACTGCTTAATACCATTATCTGCGTTAGCTTCTTTTTATTCGCGTTCATAGCCATTGTTAACCCTAATAAGGTAAACATAATGGCTAATAGATGGTTGGGCATATTCTTTTTAAATGTGGGATTGAAAATTGCAGCAGCGGTAGTCGATGGAGATCATGCTGCACATCAGTTTGATTGGTTGCTGCGTTTTGTTGATCTTTCTCATTGCGCCACTCCTGCCTTATTTTATTTGAGCGTGGTACAATTTGCAACGCCCGGCAAGTTTAATAGGAAGTACTATCTGAGTTTTGTGCCGGGCGCTATTGTGTTTCTCCTTATCCTGCCGTTTAATTTGTTGCCTGCATTTAAGGGCTATCCTTTTCCGAAGCTTGTACTCAACACCATCATATATACCATATTTCTTACCTCTAACCTGCAAATGTGGGTACTTTGGGCGCTTGCCTGGTATAAGCTTTACAAGCACCAAAAGAATATTCAGTTGGTGGCTTCTAATACTACGCCGGTTGATTTACGCTGGCTAAACTACCTGCTGTATATTATCGGCATTATGATGCTCATCTTCGTTGCTAACAATCTTTTGATGATACATTCGCAATCATTATACCGGCAAATTATTTACCTGTTTTGTAGTTTAGTTATCTGTTACTATTTGATTGCACAGAAAGAGATATTCCCTTATCAGCCAGCAGCAATTGCAGAGGTTAGCCAGGTGATTGAAGAGTTTCAACATCAGCCTAAACAAATAAAACCGCGCATGGATGATAAGCTATCCCATCGGCTTAAATTACGTCTCGAGCACTTGATGGTACATGACAAGCTATACCTCGACAGTGAATTAAATCTGCCGCAATTGGCACAAAGTATGGAAGTCTCGGTTCACGATTTGTCGTATTTACTCAATGACAGCGTCGGTATGAATTTCTTCCAGTTTATTAATGCCTATAGGGTAAAAGAGGCCAAGCTGTTGATGCTGTCTGATCAGCATAAGCATCTCAATATTTTAGGTATTGCCTATAGTGCAGGTTTCAGCTCTAAAACTACTTTTAACACCGCCTTTAAAAAGCAAACCGGTTTATCGCCAAGCCAATTTATGAAACAAGGAGAAATAGCCGCCAATGTTTCTTATCAGGCTTGGTAA
- the rplQ gene encoding 50S ribosomal protein L17 — MRHGKKHNHLGRTDSHRKAMLANMASSLIQHKRITTTLAKAKALRVYVEPILTKAKSDNTHSRRTVFSYLQSKDAVTELFRDIAVKIADRPGGYTRIIKMENRLGDNAEMALIELVDYNTVYGAETAAPAKKATRRRGGAGTGKAKAATAEVTPADEAVVAETVAPAVEEAPATPAAEEASAKEDEAEKGE; from the coding sequence ATGAGACACGGTAAAAAACACAACCACTTAGGCCGTACAGATAGCCACAGAAAGGCTATGCTGGCAAATATGGCTTCATCGCTTATCCAGCACAAGCGTATCACTACTACTTTAGCAAAAGCAAAAGCTTTACGCGTTTATGTAGAGCCTATCTTAACTAAAGCTAAAAGTGATAACACACACTCACGCCGTACAGTATTTAGCTACCTGCAAAGCAAAGATGCAGTTACTGAACTGTTCCGCGACATCGCTGTTAAAATTGCTGACAGACCAGGTGGCTACACTCGTATCATCAAAATGGAAAACCGTTTAGGTGACAACGCAGAAATGGCACTGATTGAATTAGTAGATTACAACACCGTTTACGGTGCAGAAACTGCTGCTCCTGCTAAGAAAGCTACCCGCCGTCGTGGTGGTGCTGGTACTGGCAAAGCAAAAGCTGCTACTGCTGAAGTAACCCCGGCTGACGAGGCTGTTGTTGCTGAAACTGTTGCACCAGCTGTAGAAGAAGCTCCGGCTACTCCTGCTGCTGAAGAAGCTTCTGCAAAAGAAGACGAAGCAGAAAAAGGCGAGTAA
- a CDS encoding DinB family protein: MINFAEKQEREDFIKRIQKLDEHSTPSWGKMSVYQMLRHCAMWEEMALGRQIYKQAFMGKLFGKIALKSMLKDEPVKRNLPSVPSFIITSDGSVSLEKENLITLMEEHAQSPVNFIHPFFGKMTAEQGLLLASKHLDHHLKQFGV; this comes from the coding sequence ATGATAAACTTTGCCGAAAAACAAGAGAGAGAAGACTTCATCAAACGCATCCAAAAACTCGACGAACATAGTACTCCGTCATGGGGCAAAATGTCGGTATACCAAATGTTAAGGCATTGTGCCATGTGGGAAGAAATGGCTCTAGGTAGGCAGATCTATAAACAAGCGTTTATGGGTAAGCTCTTCGGTAAAATTGCACTAAAATCGATGCTGAAAGATGAGCCTGTAAAACGAAATTTACCATCGGTACCATCGTTCATCATAACCAGCGACGGGAGCGTGTCATTGGAGAAAGAAAACCTGATTACATTGATGGAAGAACATGCCCAATCACCCGTTAATTTCATTCATCCCTTCTTCGGTAAGATGACTGCGGAACAAGGTCTATTGTTAGCTTCTAAGCATTTAGATCATCATTTAAAACAGTTTGGGGTATAA